TAGTCTTATAGAAACCCCAAGGGATGCAGCGGGTATGGAAGCATTCTGGGATAATATTATGAGTGAACACGGCAAATTCATAAGAGGCTTGCTTGACCCTTCCGAAGAAACCCTGATACAACAGGCCAACGAATTTGCAGAGATATTTACGGAACTTACAAATCAAGCGAAGATGGCTATCAATCAGTTGGAACTCCTTCCTCAGGTTACACGAAGAAGTTTTGAAGCAACTGTAAATATCAAAAATTTTAAAGAGCAGGGTACAGAAGGTCTACTTGATTGTAAAATCAGAGCTATCATATTGCCTCTGCTAAGCGATCATGTATTACGAGAAGCCAATCATTTCTTGAAGGAATTAAGAATGGTAGAAGGGATGGGATTACATTAATGGTTTTGAAAACTATTAATATACTTAAAGTCAAAAAAGAGTAAAAAAGTAAATACTGTAAAATGAATGTAGGAAATGATATAATTGATACATTAACTACAGTCGTCAAACAAGGAGGATAAGTGTATGCAGTACCGCGAATTGGGTAATACCGGGATAAAGTTATCAGCTTTGGGATTTGGTGCAATGAGACTACCGCAAACGAATGTTGGCGGTCAAACGGTTTTTGATACCGAAGAGAGTATTAGGATGATACATAGGTCTTTCGAGTTGGGTGTGAATTATATTGACACAGCACCTTACTATTGTGAAAAGCAAAGTGAGGAGATTGTCGGAAAAGCCATTAAAGGCTGGAGAGACAAAGTTTATCTTTCAACCAAAAACCCAATCGAAGATGATTCCGGTGTACATTACAGAGAAAGACTTGAAAATTCGTTAAAGAAACTTGATACTGATTACATAGATTTTTATCATATGTGGGGAATAAGCCTTGAGGCCTTTGAACAGAAAATAAACGTAAAAGACGGTCCACTTTCAGCTGCATTAAAAGCAAAAGAGGAGGGTTTGATAAAACACTTATCTTTTTCTTTTCATGACAAGGCTGAAAACATGATAAAGCTAATAGATACCGGATACTTTGAGACAGTGTTATGCCAGTACAATATGCTGGACAGAAGTAATGAGGCCGGTATAGCTCATGCACGTGAAAAAGGACTTGGAGTCATAATAATGGGTCCTATTGGTGGAGGAAGACTGGGAGCACCTTCTGAAGTAATCAGTAAATTAATTCCAGGTGGATCAAAAAGCAGTGCCGAACTTGCTTTGAGATTCGTAATTTCTAATCCAAATGTTACATGTGCACTGTCGGGTATGAGTAACATGGCCATGGTTGAGGAGAATGTACAGGTTGCATCAAACGAGGAGCAGCTTACAGACGAAGAAATCATTGCAATAAATGAGGCAATGGAACAAAATAAAAAGCTGTCTGACTTGTATTGTACCGGGTGCAACTACTGTATGCCGTGCCCTAAAGAGGTTAACATCCCTAAAATATTCGAATTTATGAATTATCATCGTGTTTATAAATTGACGGATTATGCAAAAGCAGAATATAAGAGTATCGGAACAAATGAATGGCTTAAAGGAAACCGAGCTGATGCATGTGTAGAATGCGGTATATGTGAGAAGAAATGTCCTCAGAAAATACAAATACGCAAGCAATTAAGGGAATCAGAAAAAGAACTTGCTTAGAAATATCCATATTGAATTTTATTCAGGGTCGGTGGAAAAACTTCCGCTGACCCTTTTCACAATCTGCACTATTGATTGATACGATAATATTATTAAAATCGGGTATAAGCCGAAAAGATATCTGGATTTTACTTCCCAGAAAAAATAAAACCCCAGATAAAGCAGTATGGT
This region of Clostridium sp. BNL1100 genomic DNA includes:
- a CDS encoding aldo/keto reductase; this encodes MQYRELGNTGIKLSALGFGAMRLPQTNVGGQTVFDTEESIRMIHRSFELGVNYIDTAPYYCEKQSEEIVGKAIKGWRDKVYLSTKNPIEDDSGVHYRERLENSLKKLDTDYIDFYHMWGISLEAFEQKINVKDGPLSAALKAKEEGLIKHLSFSFHDKAENMIKLIDTGYFETVLCQYNMLDRSNEAGIAHAREKGLGVIIMGPIGGGRLGAPSEVISKLIPGGSKSSAELALRFVISNPNVTCALSGMSNMAMVEENVQVASNEEQLTDEEIIAINEAMEQNKKLSDLYCTGCNYCMPCPKEVNIPKIFEFMNYHRVYKLTDYAKAEYKSIGTNEWLKGNRADACVECGICEKKCPQKIQIRKQLRESEKELA